A single Deltaproteobacteria bacterium DNA region contains:
- the secA gene encoding preprotein translocase subunit SecA yields MAGWWQKIIPSKNDRELKRISGMVDQIASLEAKFKALPDASLQSKSTDLRNRYLEAYKGFGGDPESRFTYTPTPEAFKLERKRIDDSLNPLLPEAFALCRESSVRVLGMRHYDVQMVGGISLHEGHISEMKTGEGKTLAATLPVYLNALAHRGVHVITVNEYLATRDAEWMGQVYNFLGLDVGTVVHGRSDQQRQAAYNAHVTYGTNSEFGFDYLRDNMKLFLDDYTQRGHHFAIVDEVDSILIDEARTPLIISGPAEDNTEKYLRIDKIIPGLRREQDYSVDEKSRTSVLTEAGITAVEKRLNIDNLYMPDNIELLHHVNQGLRAHTLFRRDVDYMIQEGKVKIIDEFTGRVLDGRRWSDGLHQAVEAKEGVKVENENQTLATITYQNYFRMYLKLGGMTGTAETEAEEFAKIYDLECLVIPTNKPIARLDENDLVFKTEEEKFEAIADEIMDRSKRGQPCLVGTVSVEKSEVLSRALKRRKIGHAILNAKYHEREAEIVAQAGSKSAVTIATNMAGRGTDILLGGNPDFLAKQAAGDAEDADGELFTKHLEQTTATCAKEKQEVLDAGGLCIIGTERHESRRIDNQLRGRAGRQGDPGSSRFFVSLEDDLMRIFGGDKIKGLMERLGMEEGEVIEHKWVNKSIENAQRKVEGHHFDIRKHLLEYDDVMNEQRKSVYQLRRSVIGAGVDETEELVLDLIEEVVIQMVGRCCPAKTHFDEWNIDLLEELVRDQFGIEAQIGELTELSREELENRIYTTVETMVNQKIADYSKEGFYGVARVIYLQTIDSLWKGHLRAMDHLREGISLRGYAQKDPKQEYKKEGYNLFASMMAAIAGDVLQKVSRVVITTETQEDYEARLEARRTKQLRDQQMRKGPAQKKAEKPQTVKRQTAKVGRNDPCPCGSGKKFKKCCGQNNDIHP; encoded by the coding sequence ATGGCTGGCTGGTGGCAGAAAATAATTCCGAGTAAAAACGACCGCGAACTTAAGCGAATCAGTGGGATGGTCGATCAAATTGCTTCCCTGGAAGCAAAGTTCAAAGCTCTGCCCGATGCGTCTTTGCAGTCCAAGTCGACTGACCTGCGCAACCGCTACCTTGAGGCCTACAAGGGTTTCGGTGGGGATCCAGAAAGCCGGTTTACCTACACGCCTACGCCGGAGGCTTTTAAGCTTGAGCGAAAGCGCATCGACGATTCGCTAAACCCGCTTTTACCGGAAGCGTTCGCGTTATGCCGTGAGTCTTCCGTGCGTGTGTTGGGAATGCGTCATTACGATGTGCAAATGGTCGGTGGTATTTCTCTGCACGAAGGCCATATTTCGGAAATGAAAACCGGAGAAGGTAAAACTCTGGCCGCAACCCTTCCTGTTTATCTCAACGCTCTGGCACACCGAGGTGTTCACGTCATTACGGTGAACGAGTACTTGGCTACACGAGATGCTGAGTGGATGGGGCAGGTCTATAATTTCTTAGGTCTCGATGTAGGAACGGTTGTGCACGGCCGCTCCGATCAGCAACGCCAAGCCGCTTATAATGCGCATGTCACTTACGGAACCAACAGCGAATTTGGTTTCGATTACTTACGTGACAACATGAAGCTCTTTTTGGATGACTACACGCAACGTGGTCACCACTTTGCAATTGTGGATGAGGTCGATTCGATTCTTATTGATGAGGCGAGAACGCCTTTGATTATCAGTGGACCGGCTGAAGATAATACAGAGAAGTATCTGCGCATTGATAAAATTATCCCCGGACTTCGCCGTGAGCAAGATTACTCAGTTGACGAGAAGAGCCGCACGAGCGTTCTTACGGAAGCCGGTATCACCGCAGTCGAAAAACGTTTGAATATTGATAACCTGTATATGCCGGACAACATCGAGCTCTTGCACCACGTGAATCAGGGCCTTCGCGCGCACACGCTCTTTCGCCGCGATGTGGATTACATGATTCAAGAAGGCAAAGTGAAAATCATTGATGAGTTCACGGGCCGGGTTTTGGATGGACGACGTTGGTCCGATGGTTTGCACCAGGCGGTTGAAGCCAAAGAAGGTGTGAAGGTTGAGAACGAGAACCAAACGCTCGCAACCATCACATATCAAAACTATTTCCGAATGTATCTTAAGCTTGGCGGTATGACGGGTACGGCGGAAACTGAGGCGGAAGAATTTGCGAAAATCTACGATCTTGAATGCTTGGTGATTCCAACCAACAAGCCGATAGCAAGACTTGATGAAAACGATTTGGTTTTCAAAACAGAAGAAGAAAAATTCGAAGCCATTGCCGATGAGATCATGGACCGAAGCAAGCGTGGTCAGCCATGCCTAGTCGGTACGGTGAGCGTTGAAAAGTCGGAAGTGTTGTCGCGAGCTTTGAAGCGCCGCAAAATTGGTCACGCCATTTTAAACGCGAAGTATCACGAACGAGAAGCTGAGATTGTAGCTCAGGCAGGCAGTAAGAGTGCTGTCACCATTGCGACCAACATGGCGGGCCGTGGTACAGATATTCTCTTGGGCGGTAACCCTGATTTTCTAGCAAAGCAGGCTGCAGGTGATGCAGAGGATGCAGACGGTGAACTTTTTACCAAGCATCTTGAGCAGACGACCGCAACATGCGCCAAAGAAAAGCAGGAAGTCCTCGATGCCGGCGGCCTTTGTATCATTGGTACAGAGCGCCACGAATCACGACGAATTGATAATCAGCTTCGCGGACGTGCTGGCCGGCAAGGTGACCCGGGTTCATCTCGCTTTTTCGTCTCTCTTGAAGATGACCTCATGCGTATTTTTGGCGGCGACAAGATTAAAGGTTTGATGGAACGTCTGGGTATGGAAGAGGGCGAAGTCATTGAGCACAAGTGGGTTAATAAGAGTATTGAGAATGCTCAGCGAAAAGTTGAAGGACACCACTTCGATATTCGTAAGCACTTACTTGAATACGATGACGTCATGAACGAGCAACGTAAATCGGTTTATCAGCTTCGACGCAGCGTCATTGGCGCAGGTGTTGATGAGACTGAAGAGTTGGTGCTCGATCTGATTGAAGAAGTGGTGATTCAGATGGTGGGCCGATGTTGCCCGGCCAAGACCCATTTTGACGAATGGAACATCGATTTACTCGAAGAGCTCGTTCGAGACCAATTTGGTATTGAAGCTCAAATTGGAGAACTCACAGAGCTTAGCCGTGAAGAACTCGAAAACCGGATTTATACCACCGTTGAGACGATGGTGAATCAGAAAATTGCAGACTATTCCAAAGAAGGTTTCTATGGCGTAGCTCGAGTGATTTACTTGCAAACCATCGATTCGCTCTGGAAAGGGCACCTTCGGGCGATGGATCATCTACGTGAAGGTATTAGTCTGCGCGGGTATGCTCAGAAAGATCCAAAGCAGGAATACAAGAAAGAAGGTTACAACCTTTTTGCCAGTATGATGGCGGCCATTGCGGGAGATGTTCTGCAGAAGGTTTCTCGGGTTGTTATTACCACCGAGACGCAGGAAGATTACGAAGCAAGACTCGAAGCACGTCGGACCAAGCAATTGCGTGACCAGCAAATGCGAAAAGGGCCGGCGCAGAAAAAAGCTGAGAAGCCGCAAACGGTGAAGCGCCAGACAGCGAAAGTAGGGCGTAACGATCCGTGTCCATGCGGCAGTGGGAAGAAGTTTAAGAAGTGCTGCGGACAAAACAATGATATCCATCCATGA
- a CDS encoding HD domain-containing protein, translating to MISIHDPIHGTIDVTPIEIKLVDSRPFQRLRHIKQLGFSHLAFPGATHTRYAHSLGAMQMATTMAEKIMEPLKLSRLEHVRLRQMLRLAVLFHDIGHAPFSHVTERVMPSVAALNIGDWVNNASRQATHEDYTVKLLVDSELTDLIHRQVGDLDISGEVLAALVMGTEPPGQSGAFIFDGKNLLPLMHQIVSGEMDADRMDYLRRDAYCCGVSYGQFDHMWLTANLTAVEEAGKWQLALKHRGVWAFENFLLARYHMFLAVYLHHTPVCFDNMLGRFFESGEYELPGDTEGYLQTDDVHLTYHLRQSTDRWAQCVANRRPYRMLVEQHNFGPEPVDSELDLRLKAANVNYFKSRSKSVLSKYVRGSQKSTPLMVLEPEIGRISPIEQYTPLFERFATVTGVNRVYCEPSKYKEALQILTSVKTDLGQLPLF from the coding sequence ATGATATCCATCCATGATCCTATTCACGGAACCATCGATGTAACGCCCATTGAAATTAAGCTGGTGGACTCTCGTCCATTTCAGCGCTTGCGACATATTAAGCAACTGGGTTTTTCTCATCTGGCATTTCCTGGCGCGACTCATACCCGGTACGCCCACAGTTTAGGCGCCATGCAAATGGCAACGACTATGGCTGAGAAGATTATGGAGCCTCTCAAGCTTTCGCGGCTTGAGCATGTCCGTCTTCGTCAAATGCTGCGTCTCGCGGTTTTGTTTCACGATATCGGGCATGCGCCCTTCAGCCATGTTACCGAGCGCGTAATGCCATCAGTGGCAGCATTGAATATCGGCGACTGGGTTAACAATGCTTCCCGTCAAGCAACCCATGAAGATTACACTGTGAAGTTGTTGGTGGATTCCGAGCTTACGGATTTGATTCATCGGCAGGTTGGAGACCTCGATATCAGCGGTGAAGTGTTGGCAGCGCTGGTTATGGGAACTGAACCTCCGGGGCAAAGCGGAGCGTTTATTTTCGACGGTAAGAATCTTCTGCCTTTGATGCACCAAATAGTCTCTGGCGAGATGGATGCAGACCGCATGGATTATCTGCGCCGCGACGCATATTGCTGCGGAGTTAGTTACGGCCAGTTTGACCATATGTGGTTAACGGCCAACCTTACAGCGGTTGAAGAAGCGGGGAAGTGGCAACTTGCTTTGAAGCATCGCGGTGTTTGGGCATTCGAGAACTTCTTGTTGGCGCGTTATCATATGTTTTTGGCGGTTTACCTCCACCACACGCCCGTTTGCTTTGATAATATGTTGGGACGATTTTTTGAGTCGGGTGAATATGAGCTGCCAGGTGATACCGAAGGCTATTTGCAAACGGACGATGTGCATCTCACCTATCATTTACGTCAGTCTACGGACCGCTGGGCACAATGCGTTGCTAATCGCAGGCCTTATCGAATGCTGGTTGAGCAGCATAATTTTGGACCTGAGCCTGTCGACTCTGAGCTGGATTTGAGGCTGAAGGCTGCGAACGTGAACTATTTCAAGAGCCGCAGTAAGAGCGTACTTTCAAAATATGTCCGTGGATCTCAAAAATCGACACCACTGATGGTCTTAGAGCCAGAGATTGGTCGTATCAGCCCCATTGAGCAATACACGCCTTTGTTTGAACGATTTGCGACAGTGACGGGCGTGAACCGGGTTTATTGTGAGCCAAGTAAATACAAAGAAGCCCTACAGATTCTTACTTCTGTGAAGACCGATTTGGGCCAGCTGCCTTTGTTTTAG
- a CDS encoding site-specific DNA-methyltransferase — MTQNSFSIHQTSAFELLPTLGDESIDCIITDPPYESLEKHRSVGTTTRLKKSDASSNVWFSVIPNSSFPELMQQMYRVLKKDRHFYLFCDQETMFAAKPAAEQAGFKFWKPLVWDKCAIGMGYHYRARYEFILFFEKGKRKLNNLSIPDILAQKRIHNGYPTEKPADLIKVLIEQSTQSGEMILDPFMGSAATGEAALQEGRNFIGSDIADYALQTSTRRLGPLGQRVEQLEELGVLAPQLDLFS, encoded by the coding sequence ATGACTCAAAACTCATTTTCGATTCACCAAACAAGTGCCTTTGAACTCTTACCCACACTTGGTGACGAGTCCATAGACTGCATCATTACCGATCCTCCCTACGAATCCTTGGAAAAACACCGGTCCGTTGGCACCACCACCCGGCTGAAAAAAAGCGATGCTTCCAGCAATGTTTGGTTCTCGGTGATTCCAAATAGTTCTTTCCCAGAGCTGATGCAGCAGATGTACCGGGTCCTTAAAAAGGATCGGCACTTCTACTTGTTCTGCGATCAAGAAACGATGTTTGCGGCCAAGCCCGCAGCGGAACAAGCCGGCTTTAAATTCTGGAAACCATTGGTTTGGGATAAATGCGCCATTGGCATGGGCTATCACTACAGGGCCCGTTACGAGTTCATCTTGTTCTTTGAAAAAGGTAAGCGCAAACTCAACAATCTATCGATTCCAGACATCCTGGCGCAAAAGCGCATTCACAATGGATACCCTACTGAAAAACCAGCCGACCTCATCAAAGTATTGATTGAACAAAGTACCCAAAGCGGCGAAATGATTTTAGATCCATTTATGGGCTCTGCCGCCACGGGCGAAGCCGCTCTTCAGGAGGGACGAAACTTTATCGGTTCTGATATTGCAGACTATGCATTGCAAACATCGACCCGGCGCTTAGGTCCACTTGGCCAACGCGTAGAACAGCTCGAAGAGCTTGGCGTCTTAGCGCCTCAGCTGGACCTCTTTTCCTAA